In Megachile rotundata isolate GNS110a chromosome 10, iyMegRotu1, whole genome shotgun sequence, the sequence TACAAGTTAACCAAACTTTCTAAGTGAAGAAaagattttttttttcctttttttttttgcatATACCTAACAGATATTTAAAACGTTGTATCTACGATTTTTTGCACGTATCGTATGTACGTTAATTCGATGCGTCGAAACGTTTAACGatattgttcattttatttcactttcagGATGAGAGCTTGGCAGAACGATTGTTAGGTCTGACTGAAATGTTTCCGGAAGAAGTACGTAATTTTGGATATAACGTTGGTACTTGTTTGTGCAATTGCATGAAAGGTGAGCAGCGATAAATGTCACAAATATCTATAATAACGATTACTCGTTATCATTCCGTAGAATGATAAACGCGcataaatttttctataaaacaTTATTTTCCTTGCAGGGTTATATACGTTTTCCTGTTCAGCCGCATGGTTGTTCTTCAGTTCGTCAGCTATTTTGTTCGCACCAATATTATTCGAGATAGAACGAGTGCAGTTGGAAGAAGCACAGCGCACGCAACAGAAACAAGTCTTGTTAGGACCAAGCAAAGCCATGTCGAATGTCAACGCTTCGAGTCTTCCAATGGCTCCACCGGTACAGCGATAATAACGATATAAAAATCGTTGcattcgaattaccacgcgtgaaccCCCAGCCCTGTTcacaatttgtatttattagCATAATTCCACCCTGTTGTTATT encodes:
- the mge gene encoding translocase of outer mitochondrial membrane 22 homolog mge, which produces MASVEEVDQLDSGMGSSDARSPEVKSLLPDDEDDEEDESLAERLLGLTEMFPEEVRNFGYNVGTCLCNCMKGLYTFSCSAAWLFFSSSAILFAPILFEIERVQLEEAQRTQQKQVLLGPSKAMSNVNASSLPMAPPVQR